From the Pseudanabaena sp. BC1403 genome, one window contains:
- the cysK gene encoding cysteine synthase A, whose translation MKIANNITELVGRTPLVELQRIPKAEGCVARIIVKLEGMNPAASVKDRIGVNMIQEAEEQGLISPNKTILVEPTSGNTGIALAMVAAAKGYKLILTMPETMSMERRSMLRAYGATLELTPGTEGMGGAIRRAKEISESTPDAYMLQQFRNPSNPAIHRKTTAEEIWEDTEGQVDFLISGVGTGGTITGIAEVIKSRKPSFKAIAVEPANSQVLAGSRPGPHKIQGIGAGFIPEVLKTELIDEIIPVTDDQAIAYGRRLAREEGLLSGISSGAALYAAVQIAKRPENAGKMVVMIQPSFGERYLSTPLFQDPELMALS comes from the coding sequence ATGAAAATCGCCAATAACATAACCGAATTAGTCGGACGTACCCCACTGGTCGAATTGCAGCGCATCCCCAAGGCTGAAGGCTGCGTGGCGCGAATTATTGTCAAACTAGAGGGCATGAATCCCGCCGCCTCTGTCAAGGATCGGATTGGCGTGAACATGATCCAAGAAGCCGAAGAACAGGGCTTAATTTCGCCAAATAAGACAATTTTGGTCGAGCCTACTTCGGGTAATACAGGGATCGCGCTGGCGATGGTTGCTGCGGCAAAGGGTTATAAATTAATCTTGACCATGCCTGAAACGATGAGTATGGAAAGGCGATCGATGTTACGCGCCTATGGAGCCACCCTCGAATTAACCCCTGGGACTGAAGGCATGGGCGGTGCAATCCGTCGCGCTAAGGAAATCAGCGAAAGCACTCCCGATGCCTATATGTTGCAACAGTTCCGTAATCCATCTAATCCTGCGATCCATCGCAAGACTACTGCTGAAGAAATTTGGGAAGATACTGAAGGACAAGTTGACTTTCTGATTTCGGGCGTTGGCACTGGCGGTACGATTACAGGGATTGCTGAGGTGATTAAATCACGCAAGCCATCGTTTAAAGCGATCGCAGTCGAGCCAGCAAATAGCCAAGTCTTAGCAGGCAGTCGCCCAGGACCCCACAAAATCCAAGGCATCGGTGCGGGATTTATCCCTGAAGTTTTAAAAACTGAACTGATTGACGAGATTATTCCTGTGACTGACGATCAAGCGATCGCCTATGGACGCAGGTTAGCGCGTGAAGAAGGGCTTCTATCAGGAATCTCTAGTGGAGCAGCCCTTTATGCAGCAGTACAAATTGCCAAGCGTCCTGAGAATGCTGGCAAAATGGTGGTGATGATTCAGCCTAGTTTTGGCGAACGTTATTTGAGTACGCCTCTATTCCAAGATCCTGAATTGATGGCGCTGAGTTAA
- a CDS encoding ChuX/HutX family heme-like substrate-binding protein, which translates to MAATLKDFLEECHTLGLVRLIVTSDAGVLEARVNIEKLFYAELPKGKYANMHSEHIEFHLNIDKITDVRFETGEAKRGNFTTYAIRFLDADDKAQMSAFLQWGKPGEYAEGQVEAWSALKDKYSETWKPEPVEKV; encoded by the coding sequence ATGGCTGCTACTTTAAAAGATTTTTTAGAAGAATGTCACACTCTCGGCTTAGTCCGCTTGATCGTCACCAGTGATGCGGGTGTGCTGGAAGCAAGGGTAAATATCGAGAAGCTTTTTTACGCGGAACTCCCCAAGGGCAAGTATGCGAATATGCATTCTGAGCATATCGAGTTTCACCTAAACATAGACAAAATCACCGATGTCCGCTTTGAAACAGGCGAAGCCAAACGCGGCAATTTCACTACCTACGCTATCCGCTTCCTTGATGCCGATGACAAGGCTCAAATGAGCGCTTTCCTGCAATGGGGTAAACCAGGTGAATATGCCGAAGGTCAAGTTGAAGCATGGTCTGCGCTCAAAGACAAGTACAGCGAAACTTGGAAGCCTGAGCCTGTTGAGAAAGTGTAG